From the Nocardiopsis changdeensis genome, the window GCAGTGCGGGATGGTGGCCCTGGTGACCAGGGGCACCCGCGTACAGGTCGGCCTCCGCAAGGACTTCGACGACACCCACGCCCCGATGGAGGCGACCACCGACGCCGCGCGCCTGGTCGCCGCCGCCCAGGGCGAGGGCGACGGGCTGATGCTCATCGCCTACGGCCCCGGGCCGAGGGTCACCCCGTACGTGGACGCCGTCCAGTCGGCGGTCCGCCACACCCGGCTGACGCTCGTGGACGCCCTGCGTGTCCACGAGGGCCGGTACTGGTCCTACACGTGCCAGGCCGGGTGCTGCCCGGCCGAGGGGGTCCCCTTCGACCCCGACCAGTCGACCGTCCCCGCCGAGATGGTGGCACGCGGCGAGGTCCGTCTACCCGCTCCGGCGATGGACCCCATCACGCAGGCCCGCCTCAGCCTGGCGCCGGTCGAGGTCCCCGAGGACGACGTCAAGGAGATCGTCGCCGACACCGTGGACGCCGCCCGGCGGTGGGCCGACCCCGTCGCCCGCGCCGCCGAGCAGCTGATGCGGGCGGTGGACGCAGAGAAGGCGGGCCAGGGACCGCAGGACACCGACGATCTCGTGCGTCTGGCCGTGTACCTGCGATCGGTGCCCGCCCGTGACCGGGTGTGGGCGGCGATCAACCCCGAGAACGCCAGCACCCACACCGACCTGTGGTCGAAGGTGACCCGCAGCGCGCCGAGGCCGCTGCGCGCGGCTCCGGCGTCGCTGGTCGCCGTCGCCGCGTGGACCGGCGGGGAACTCCCCCTGGCCCAGGCAGGGGTCCGCGTGGCGTTGGACGCCGACCCGTCGTACTCGCTGGCCCAGTTGGTCCAGCAGGCGCTGACGTTCGGCCTGCCCGTGGAGCGGTGGCTGGACACGGTCCGCAAGAAGGGCTGACGCCCCCCGAGCCCGTACGGGCGTCCGGGGCCCGGCACCGGCCGGGCCCTGGGCGGGCCGCCCCAGGCGGGCGGCCCGCCCCTTCCCTGAACGCTTGCGAGGAGACACCACCCATGAGCAGCAACGAACGCCCCTTGTCCGCCACCATGCAGGCCGCCCTGCTGGGCGCCCTCATCGAGGGCGAGGCCCTGAACGAGCCCCCGGTCCTGCGCTGGCTGAACGCCGGGGGAACCCGCCGCACCCCGCCCCAGACCAAGCGGGCCCTGATCGCCCGGGGCATGGCCGCCGCCAACGGCACCAGCGAGCCCCCGCTCACCCCCGAGGGCATCGCCGAGGCCGAGCGCATCCGCGCCGCCCGCCGCACCGACGCCGCCCGGCACCGGCCCGAACCGGCCGGAGCCGACACCACCCCGCCCGAGACCTACGCGGTCGACTGCCCCCGCTGCGGAGCCCAGACCGGTACCGCCTGCACCGGCGCCGACACCCACCCCGAGCGCATCGGCGCCGCCCAAGAGTGCGGGACACGGTTCTTCGGCGGGCGCACCTGCGCCGAACCGGTCGGCCACACGGGGGCGTGTCGGCCCGCTCCGCGCCAGGAGCGGCACCACCGCCCACAGCCCGCGCCGGGCGAGTGCGGGACGCGGTTCGTGAGCGGCCGCCCCTGCCGCAAGCCCGAGGGGCACGACCGCGCCTGCGATCCCACCCCCCGCGACCCTGCCCCGCTGGAGGGACAGGTGATCGCCCACCAGAGCCACGGCCGAGGACTGGACCCCGCCCACGCCCAGGACGCGGCCGCGGCGCGGGCCGTCCGCGCCCTGACCGCCGCCGGGCTGCACCTGGCCGACCTGGCCCAGGGCTACGACCCCGAGACCTGCACGGCCACCGGGTACATGGTCGAGCCGCGCGGCACCGACGCCGACGGCGATCCGTGGGTGTACGTCTACTACCTCACCGACGGCAGGACGCACGACCCGGCCACCGACCGGCACCCGCGCGCCCGGCTCCGCGACGCCCAGGACGCGCTGCGCGCCGACGGATGGGCGGTGGACCCGCTGCCCGGCGCGTGCGTGCGCGCCCACCTGACGGGCCCCGCCGAACCGGTCCCCCAGCAGGACCGCAGCGTCGTGACCGAGATCGTCACCCGAGTCAACGCCATGTACAGCACCGGCCGCTGACACCCACCGGGGGCGGACCACCGGGGTCCGCCCCCACCCCGAGAAGAAGGAGCACACCGCAGATGGAACCCGCCCTGAACACCCCGCCCGTCCCGCGCCGCATCCCCACCACTGTGGAGGACCAGCAGGACGTGATCACCATCGCCGAAATGGCAGACGGAGCCTGCACCGTTGTGAAGAACTCGCTGCTGGTTCCTACCGGCGTGCTGCTCACGCTGTACAACGAGTACGACCAGAGCCGGGTAATCACGCTGCTCCAGGCGTCCGGTTACACCGTGACCGTGGCCACCGCTCGTGTGCTCGTGGTCACCGGAGCGATCGGCCGCCTGGAGATGCTGCGCGCCGAGCGCGACCGGCTCACCGCCGAGATCGCCCACGAGGAACAGCGCCTGCGCTCGCAGACCGCAGCGCGCTGACCCGAGATGATGAGGACCGAGGGCCGCCTACTCGCCAAAGCCGGGCGGCCCCCGGCACTCCCCGGACCGACAAGGAACACGAGGAGCACCACCATGATGACCGACACCACCGCCCCCCGGGCCCGCCGCGCCCTGGACGAGCTGGACCGGCTGGCCGCCGAGCCCGAGTGCGACCCGGCCGTGTACGACGCCGCCCACGTGCTGGCCGCGCTGTGCACGGCGGCCGACCGCGTCGGCGGTGAGGACACCCACGTTCTGCACTGGCTCAACCGCACCCGCACCCTGACCGCTCCCCGGAAGATCCTGGGGAAGCTGCGCACCGATGTCCGCGGCCGCCGCAGTTCCCGCCCGCTGGCCGCCCACCTGGTGGCCTACGAATCCGGGAGCGCGCAGGCCCGCAGGACGATTTGCGACATCATCACCACCATGATCGAGAGGGCCGAAGCATGATCGCCGACCCGCGCGTCCACCCCGTGCCCGGCACCGCCCTGACCGTGGAATGGGACCAGGCATGGGAGGCGTACGTGGTGCGCGGCCCCGGCGCCCCCACCGACGGCGGGCCGCTGGAGACCCTCCAGGCCCTGGCCCAGGCCCTGGACCCGGTGCCGCTGCCCGAGCGGCTGCGCACCGCCCTGGCCGCCGACCGCGCCGTACGCCCGCCCCTGGTCGGCGACGACTGGCGGCGCCGCCTGACCCACATCCGCGAGATACTCGCCCCGCTCGGGACGGCCCTGACCACGGTCGCGCCCTACATTGCGGCGCCGCGCCTGGAGGCGGTGGAGGTCGCCACCGACCCGGCGGTGCCCCGGGCCGGAACGGAGGCGCGCCGAATCCTGTCCGAGGCCGGGTACCAGGTGG encodes:
- a CDS encoding DUF4192 domain-containing protein: MRPIKITDPKGVIAAIPYLLGEPPQCGMVALVTRGTRVQVGLRKDFDDTHAPMEATTDAARLVAAAQGEGDGLMLIAYGPGPRVTPYVDAVQSAVRHTRLTLVDALRVHEGRYWSYTCQAGCCPAEGVPFDPDQSTVPAEMVARGEVRLPAPAMDPITQARLSLAPVEVPEDDVKEIVADTVDAARRWADPVARAAEQLMRAVDAEKAGQGPQDTDDLVRLAVYLRSVPARDRVWAAINPENASTHTDLWSKVTRSAPRPLRAAPASLVAVAAWTGGELPLAQAGVRVALDADPSYSLAQLVQQALTFGLPVERWLDTVRKKG